The stretch of DNA AACACCTTGGCTGTCAAATGACAACTGAGTTGGTGCACCATCCTGAATGGAGAAACATATGCATTCATCCATAGCTCACAGTCAGTCTCCCTCGGGCCCAGATCCATCAGTCTCCCTCAGGCCCAGATCCATCAGTCTCCCTCAGGCCCAGATCCATCAGTCTCCCTCAGGCCCAGATCCATCAGTCTCCCTCAGGCCCAGATCCATCAGTCTCCCTCAGGCCCAGATCCATCAGTCTCCCTCAGGCCCAGATCCATCAGTCTCCCTCAGGCTCAGATCCATCAGTCTCCCTCAGGCCCAGATCCATCGGTCTCCCTCAGGCTCAGATCCATCAGTCTCCCTCAGGCTCAGATCCATCAGTCTCCCTCAGGCTGAGATCCATCAGTCTCCCTCAGGCCCAGATCCATCAGTCTCCCTCAGACTCAGATCCATCAGTCTCCCTCAGGCTGAGATCCATCAGTCTCCCTCAGGCCCAGATCCATCAGTCTCCCTCAGGCCCAGATCCATCAGTCTCCCTCAGGCTCAGATCCATCAGTCTCCCTCAGGCTCAGATCCATCAGTCTCAGATCCATCAGTCTCCCTCAGGCCCAGATCCATCAGTCTCAGATCCATCAGTCTCCCTCAGGCCCAGATCCTTCCTATCTCTGTAGTAGAAGATATCGTCCTCTCCTCTAGCATACAGTTCTGGCTTTGTCCCctcgccccccccccaaaaaaacaatgcattttttaaatatattttttgtaaactcaggttccctttatctaatattaggttttagttgaagatctgataacattaaGTATGAAAAATAGCAacaaatagagaaaatcagaaaaggggcaaatacttttgACGGCACTGTAACTCCCCTTTCAAATAATCTCTAAGACAAGGCTTGATAATTAGTGTAACAATGGCAGCCATTGGCTTTAGATAGTGAAACATAGCATAAACACCAAAGCACTTACGTATGATGGAGCATTGTCTGACAGGCTGACTTTCAAAACCCTTATCTGCTGTGTAGTTTATATAACAGAGCACTTAAAGAGAATTCCTATAGGATCTTGTAGTTCATTGTGTGAGACGGTAAGATAGAAACCTTATGGTGGGTATTGTTGCTTATTGTTTATGTCAGTGAAGCTTATCCATTGTTGTGAATGATCCTGTAATAACCTAGATGGGAGGATGAAAGCTCAGCGGAGAGGGAGAAAACTGAGAGAGATGGACTTTCTTTGGCAATTACTGCTATAATCCATTCAAGGGCTGATGCTAACACCGAGAAGGCACAcgcagacacgcacgcacgcacgcacacacacgcagacacacacacgcacgcacgcacgcacgcacgcacacacacacacacacacacacacacacacacacacacacacacacacacacacacacacacacacacacacacacacacacagggtggtgaaagtgcacggtgaggaacttcacagggtggtgaaagtgcacggtgaggaacttcacagggtggtgaaggtGCACGGTgaggaacttcacagggtggtgaaggtGCACGGTgaggaacttcacagggtggtgaaagtgcacggtgaggAACTTCACAGGgtagtgaaagtgcacggtgaggaacttcacagggtggtgaaagtgcacggtgaggaacttcacagggtggtgaaagtgcacggtgatgaacttcacagggtggtgaaagtgcacggtgaggaacttcacagggtggtgaaagtgcacggtgtgGAACTCGAtggtcctttccaataaatatcgagggtcttattctggtgacatgatgaccaATGCTTGACTgcagtttgacaaataaaaacattctCGCTCTTAAccataataatgtcatcatgtagactagcctacctgcactgtatctgtgagccgTTGGCTAGAGGgtacgtgccaagaccagagtgggcacatttgctatttaataaaaaaaaaaattgtgacaaaactatcggtaagagttgaaaatgtgatagaaacacattgaatattaCATGTTATTCAGTACATGAAACCTTAAGAGGAAAAGTGGATTGTGTGCACTCTGTCATCACGCACAGATTATTTTATATTCGCATGAAAATTGTTCGCCAATTGGATGTAAATCTAGCTATTGAGATAAAATCTATTGTTCTGGATGATCGTGGTCAGCAACATTAGATGTTTTCAGATCTCACAAGTTGAGTTAAGCTAAGTGGCACACACCTCTCTCATCTGTGGACTGTGGAGCGATCCGAAGTTGATCCCTGGCGTGGAGGGCAAGCCCAGGGAGGACGTGATGACGGAGTAGGGCGACGCCAGGCCATTCATGGGCGCGCCCAGGGTGCTCATTGGGGATGGAAGGGTCCTGGAGGTGCTGATGACGGAGGGGTGTCCCACCATGCCGCCCATTGGAGGGCCATGGGAGTGGGGCATGCTCATCGGCCCTTGGGAATCTGTGGGGATGAGTCaaagagacagggttagagacagacagagctaaATCTGAACGGAACAGTTCTCCATAGCAGACACATCACATGCTGTAGAACCACAGCTGCTTGGCTGCTAATCCTGCTTCTGTATGCCAGAGAAGAGCTGTTGTGCAACTTCCTCTTTAGCCAGAAAACTATAGCCCctactcctctccttctgtaATGGACTACAGCCCCCCACCAATCTCCTTCTGTAATGTATGGACTCTCTCAAGAAgataaacagacaaacagacacagacagacacatattgAGGCGTCTTTCCAGCTGGCCTGGCTGGATACGAGAGAAGAGATGtttaggagctacagtatattgggACTGTTTATTAGGTATCGTCCAGGCCCTACAttatatgtgacccgtttcaataAGCTAAGCGTATGTCGCACGtaactacttcacaggagaggcatttcaaattatacttttttttttgtttaatcaaaatgtgtttttttgtgtgtcagaaatgccttctggaacatgtgaactttcatgtgccttaaaataacaaacttgtatgccatctgtaaatacgaataaaacgttaaattacgagcctagctggtttagccacggaaaaagacaggaaccttcccgctagccatgattggctgagataatgggtgGGCTGAACATGACGAGAGacgagtttggattggtctgccatgtaacaTGTTTTTGTCTATAACGTAAACTGcacagtatgtgtagataatccttgctacCGCGGCTTTTTGAAAGATACTGTATAACGTTAGGCATGgataactgcaaaagtgttgctactgctaTCACCAACATTGCTGCACAAAATTTAGCAGGTGCtatcgacaaagatcagtgggaaaaagttgtgatggactactttctgcaaacggagtgacttgacacaacaatGGGCCAAACAGCTAGCTACAAACCAAATGGAAGGGACACGCTGCCATG from Salmo trutta unplaced genomic scaffold, fSalTru1.1, whole genome shotgun sequence encodes:
- the LOC115181223 gene encoding retinoic acid receptor RXR-gamma-B-like, encoding MSMPHSHGPPMGGMVGHPSVISTSRTLPSPMSTLGAPMNGLASPYSVITSSLGLPSTPGINFGSLHSPQMREMNSVSSSEDIKPPPGLQNLGDMNYTCTSPGGMSKHVCAICGDRSSGKK